In Spirosoma aureum, a single genomic region encodes these proteins:
- a CDS encoding SusD/RagB family nutrient-binding outer membrane lipoprotein, with amino-acid sequence MKVITLIRIASFVSLLFIGSACKEFIDINADPNNPTTPVLELLLPATQVSMTGSLRDVNQGTSILMQQLYTSNTSRNFQDGTDYQQSWNGLYTQVLNDIEIVIREGTKQQRWDYVSIAKLEKAYIYSLMVDLWGDIPFADASKGLTVSDPTFESGATIYDKLFTLIDEALADANKGNFAIQPTTADIIYKGDKAAWIRMANTLKLKLFNQIRLVQADKAKAGIAAILSANAPLIATNAQDFSFRFGTTETPANRHPWHRSEYQASKSYYMSQGFIERLFNTDDPRIRYFFYRQTSNYTVGFTPTGNGYFGRYTGDATASPNDNALKATVGVYPAGGLYDNGPINNLTSANVFITNAGATSAPKVVSNTDGTGAGVFPFMTNAMVKFILAEAALTLGTTGDAKQLFQDGITAHLNSVNTISSTSGNSAPAISAATITAFVANRTSQYDAADAAGKLNAIMTQKYIALYGNGMEAYNDYRRTGLPALPAPIAPLNTFPLRLTYSITELSTNANVSAKADQVQTAQQTTPVFWDK; translated from the coding sequence ATGAAAGTCATAACGCTAATACGAATAGCTTCTTTCGTGAGCCTGCTGTTTATCGGGAGCGCCTGTAAGGAATTTATCGATATAAATGCAGACCCAAACAACCCAACAACGCCGGTTCTGGAATTGCTTCTGCCCGCAACCCAGGTATCAATGACCGGCAGTTTGCGGGATGTAAACCAGGGTACATCCATCCTGATGCAGCAGCTCTACACAAGCAATACAAGCCGTAATTTTCAGGACGGAACCGATTATCAGCAGTCCTGGAATGGTTTGTACACCCAGGTTCTCAATGACATCGAGATCGTTATCCGCGAGGGAACAAAGCAGCAACGCTGGGACTATGTATCGATTGCCAAGCTGGAAAAAGCTTACATCTACAGCCTGATGGTTGATTTGTGGGGCGATATTCCGTTTGCCGATGCGTCGAAAGGATTGACCGTTTCTGACCCAACCTTTGAAAGCGGAGCAACCATCTACGACAAACTGTTTACGCTGATCGATGAAGCCCTGGCCGATGCCAACAAAGGCAATTTTGCCATTCAGCCAACCACGGCCGACATCATTTACAAAGGGGATAAGGCAGCCTGGATTCGTATGGCCAATACGCTGAAATTAAAGTTGTTCAACCAGATTCGGCTCGTGCAAGCCGACAAGGCAAAAGCGGGTATCGCTGCTATATTGTCGGCCAATGCGCCCCTGATCGCGACCAATGCGCAGGATTTTTCGTTCCGGTTCGGCACCACCGAGACGCCCGCTAACCGGCATCCATGGCACCGCTCGGAGTATCAGGCCAGCAAAAGTTACTACATGAGCCAGGGCTTCATCGAACGCTTGTTCAATACCGACGATCCCCGGATTCGTTATTTCTTCTACCGCCAGACCTCTAATTATACGGTTGGTTTTACGCCAACGGGTAATGGTTATTTCGGTCGTTACACGGGTGATGCAACCGCTTCACCGAATGATAACGCACTGAAAGCGACGGTTGGCGTTTATCCGGCCGGTGGTTTGTATGATAACGGCCCCATCAACAACCTGACATCGGCCAATGTATTCATAACCAACGCAGGAGCTACCTCGGCCCCGAAAGTGGTAAGCAATACTGACGGGACGGGTGCTGGTGTGTTTCCGTTCATGACAAACGCGATGGTGAAGTTTATTCTGGCCGAAGCGGCATTGACATTAGGGACCACCGGCGATGCGAAGCAGTTGTTTCAGGATGGTATTACGGCTCACCTGAACAGCGTCAACACCATTTCTTCGACTTCCGGAAATTCAGCTCCGGCCATTTCGGCGGCTACCATCACGGCCTTCGTGGCCAACCGAACCAGCCAATATGACGCAGCTGATGCGGCTGGTAAGCTGAATGCGATTATGACGCAGAAATACATTGCGCTCTACGGCAATGGAATGGAAGCGTACAACGATTACCGCCGAACCGGATTGCCTGCGTTGCCCGCGCCCATCGCCCCCTTGAACACGTTCCCGTTGCGGCTAACGTATTCGATCACGGAGCTTTCTACCAATGCAAATGTATCGGCTAAGGCTGACCAGGTTCAGACAGCGCAGCAAACAACACCGGTTTTTTGGGATAAGTAA